A stretch of DNA from Coccidioides posadasii str. Silveira chromosome 4, complete sequence:
CTGTTCCTGGATGATATCGGTGTCTTCGCGTTGGTGGGAGAGGATCACCCGCTAGAAACAAGAGACTGGGTTAGAAATATTTAAACCGGCCGGGGTGGTGTCCACGCCGGGAAATAAAGAGCGCAGCAAGGTGTCACGTACGTTGTACGTCCGACTGTCTGGAAGATGTCGCTTTCTCAGCTCTTCCAGggcctcctcctccccctcccctACCCCTCCcccttcctcttcctcttcctcgctGTCCTGCTGGACTTGACTTTCCTCCCCGAGACGAGGACGCTGTCCCAGCCTCCGGTGCTGCTGGTGAAGAGGCGGGCGCTGCATCCTTTGAGCTTTCCGCCTGACCACTGGTTCTTCCCGTCGACCCTCCGGGCACGGTTTTACGCCCACGACCCCTCGGGGCCATTGTGTATGGTTAACCTGATATCTTGTGGACGTATATTAAAA
This window harbors:
- the CSE4 gene encoding centromeric DNA-binding histone H3-like protein cse4 (EggNog:ENOG410PPUP~COG:B); amino-acid sequence: MAPRGRGRKTVPGGSTGRTSGQAESSKDAAPASSPAAPEAGTASSSRGGKSSPAGQRGRGRGRGRGRGGGGGGPGRAEKATSSRQSDVQPGDPLPPTRRHRYHPGTVALKEIRRYQRSWDLLLLKLPFARLVREVAMEMLPSEVGEELRWQSQAIQALQEASEAFLVHLFEDTNLCAIHAKRVTIMQKDMQLARRIRGAWGGVG